In one Candidatus Bathyarchaeia archaeon genomic region, the following are encoded:
- the scpB gene encoding SMC-Scp complex subunit ScpB: MKGRPDSKDPVALIEAALYVSGRPLEISALSKLVGRPEGEVRGLIEKLAERYDSSGSPIQILRLSNDRYVMQLRPEYVEYVKRFSNKRLLTLGPLRSLSLIAIRQPITQAYLVKVRGKLAYQHVKKLKEMELVEEERMGRTKILRTTRMFSDMFNLSYDLPTMKRQLKALLGDKAAQGGQGVKEKS, encoded by the coding sequence TTGAAGGGCCGCCCAGATTCCAAGGACCCCGTGGCCCTGATCGAAGCCGCCCTTTACGTTAGCGGCCGCCCCTTGGAGATAAGCGCCCTCTCCAAGCTGGTTGGGAGGCCCGAGGGGGAGGTTAGGGGCCTCATCGAAAAGTTGGCGGAGAGATACGATAGCTCGGGGAGCCCCATCCAGATCTTGAGGCTCTCGAATGATAGATATGTGATGCAACTGCGGCCAGAGTACGTGGAGTATGTTAAGAGGTTCTCGAACAAGAGGCTTTTGACCTTGGGGCCCCTGAGGTCGCTCTCGCTCATAGCCATTAGGCAACCGATTACGCAGGCCTATTTGGTCAAGGTTAGAGGGAAGCTCGCGTATCAACATGTGAAGAAGTTGAAGGAGATGGAACTAGTGGAGGAGGAGAGGATGGGGCGGACCAAGATCCTGCGGACGACTAGGATGTTCTCGGATATGTTCAACCTGAGCTATGACCTACCGACCATGAAAAGGCAATTGAAGGCCCTGCTGGGAGATAAAGCGGCCCAAGGGGGACAGGGCGTTAAAGAAAAATCTTAA
- a CDS encoding CBS domain-containing protein, which produces MSEPVRVREIMAGDPLTCSPSDRLDDAVEKMNRLRVGSIIAVEGGRPVGIVTERDILVKVVAKGRLARDLRVHEIMSAPVRTILEDAPVEEAAKRMVDWGIKRLVVLSGSSLVGIITATDIMRAVAAGKLAREVYLYLSDIFKGPHLSGLIGQKGC; this is translated from the coding sequence ATGTCCGAGCCTGTAAGGGTACGCGAGATCATGGCCGGGGATCCGCTGACATGCTCCCCGAGCGATCGATTGGATGACGCCGTTGAAAAGATGAACCGCCTCAGGGTCGGCTCGATCATAGCCGTGGAGGGGGGGCGGCCCGTGGGGATAGTTACGGAGAGGGATATACTGGTCAAGGTCGTAGCCAAGGGGAGGTTGGCGAGGGACCTGAGGGTTCATGAGATAATGAGCGCTCCGGTTCGAACGATCCTTGAGGATGCGCCGGTGGAGGAGGCCGCAAAGAGGATGGTGGATTGGGGCATCAAGAGGCTTGTGGTCCTCAGTGGATCATCGCTCGTGGGCATAATAACGGCCACCGATATAATGAGGGCGGTGGCGGCCGGGAAATTGGCGCGCGAGGTCTACCTATACCTGTCGGATATATTTAAGGGCCCCCATCTATCTGGGCTGATCGGGCAGAAGGGGTGTTGA
- a CDS encoding signal recognition particle subunit SRP19/SEC65 family protein, translating to MKRPGKMVIWLENLNSSKSRGQGRKIPKSLAIDSPTLEELERASLELGLKVDSKERASRPRSWWERSGYLIVDRGGRPRSEILRSLAIAIRRMRGGT from the coding sequence ATGAAGAGACCCGGGAAGATGGTCATCTGGCTGGAAAACCTCAACTCATCCAAGAGCAGGGGACAGGGCAGGAAGATCCCGAAGAGCTTGGCCATAGATTCTCCAACATTGGAGGAGCTTGAGAGGGCCTCCTTGGAGTTGGGGCTCAAGGTAGATTCGAAGGAGCGCGCCTCTAGGCCTAGGAGCTGGTGGGAGAGGAGCGGGTATTTGATCGTGGACAGGGGCGGGAGGCCTAGATCGGAGATCCTGAGGAGCTTGGCGATCGCCATTCGGAGGATGCGGGGAGGCACCTAG
- a CDS encoding S-methyl-5'-thioinosine phosphorylase, which yields MGVGNDRVRIAIIGGTGFERILETGESVLIGTPFGIPPRIILGEIGGRRVAFLPRHGLEHSIPPHRINYRANIWALKSMGIERIISTNAVGAINPDYRPGDIAIPADLMDFTKCRRSTFFDAAPVTHIDVSTPFCPEIASLLLEESKKHAPVVRSGSVMAVTEGPRFETPAEIRMLRALGADLVGMTASPEAFLARELGICYCPLCFVSNMAAGMQERVTAKEVLEVAERLYPIIDAILKGVIASIPLERKCNCMAPAGGP from the coding sequence TTGGGAGTTGGGAACGATCGGGTCAGGATAGCCATAATCGGCGGCACGGGCTTCGAGAGGATATTGGAAACGGGGGAGTCCGTGCTTATCGGGACGCCCTTCGGCATACCGCCTCGGATAATCTTGGGCGAGATCGGCGGGAGGAGGGTGGCGTTCCTGCCGCGCCACGGCCTCGAGCATAGCATCCCTCCGCATAGGATCAATTATAGGGCCAATATTTGGGCCCTCAAGTCCATGGGCATTGAGCGCATAATTTCCACGAACGCCGTTGGGGCGATCAACCCGGATTACAGGCCCGGCGATATAGCGATCCCGGCCGACTTGATGGATTTCACAAAATGCAGGAGATCGACTTTCTTTGACGCGGCCCCCGTTACCCATATAGATGTCAGCACGCCCTTCTGCCCGGAGATAGCTAGCCTCTTGCTCGAGGAGTCTAAGAAGCATGCGCCCGTCGTCCGGAGCGGATCCGTAATGGCCGTGACCGAGGGGCCTAGGTTTGAGACCCCGGCGGAGATAAGGATGCTGAGGGCTTTGGGGGCCGATCTCGTAGGCATGACGGCCTCCCCCGAGGCGTTCTTGGCGAGGGAGCTCGGCATATGCTATTGCCCCCTTTGCTTCGTTTCGAATATGGCGGCCGGCATGCAAGAGAGGGTGACCGCCAAGGAGGTGCTGGAGGTGGCCGAAAGGCTTTATCCGATCATCGATGCAATCCTCAAGGGGGTCATAGCCTCGATCCCTTTGGAGAGGAAGTGCAATTGCATGGCCCCGGCCGGGGGGCCATAG
- a CDS encoding 30S ribosomal protein S8e, with the protein MSMWHGDLHKRKKTGGRRKPFRGKRAFERGGPPSETRLGERKSVKRRTRGGGLKVKLLSTNVANVVDTSTGKCQLVEIKGVVKNPANVDYQRRGIITKGAIISTPLGKAKVTSRPGQDGVLNAVLLKDLE; encoded by the coding sequence ATGTCGATGTGGCACGGCGACCTCCATAAGAGGAAGAAGACCGGCGGGAGGAGGAAGCCGTTCCGCGGCAAGAGGGCATTCGAGAGGGGCGGGCCCCCCTCCGAAACACGCCTCGGTGAGAGGAAATCCGTGAAGAGGAGGACGAGGGGGGGCGGCCTTAAGGTAAAGCTTCTTTCAACGAACGTTGCGAACGTCGTGGATACCTCCACCGGGAAATGCCAACTCGTTGAGATTAAGGGCGTGGTTAAGAATCCGGCCAATGTGGATTATCAACGTCGCGGTATAATAACAAAGGGCGCTATAATCTCCACGCCCTTGGGGAAGGCGAAGGTGACCTCGAGGCCGGGCCAAGACGGCGTGCTGAACGCAGTGCTCCTGAAGGATTTGGAATGA
- a CDS encoding phenylacetate--CoA ligase encodes MGLTKGELIKNAFWEPEAERLSPKQIEEVQNERLRGLIKRVYEGSPFYRRLLRDRGIGPDSIRSIDDLGKLPFTTKEDLRDNYPFGLLAVPFSKVVRIHTSSGTTGNPTVVAYTKRDLEIWANCIARCLTMTGVTSEDVFQVILGYGLFTGGLGFHYGAELIGAKVVPSSTGGTKRQIKLMKDFGVTAFTSIPSYALYLGETAIEMGIDPSRDLRVKTISCGAESWSEGTREKLEELFGCMVFNSYGLSEVGGPGVAFECIAQDGLHVWSDHFIVEVIDPKTGESLPPSEEGELVITTLSREAMPLIRYRTRDIAMILDDDVCECGRAHRRISWIKGRTDDMIKIRGVNVFPSQIEHVLMRMPGVGNNYQIVVEKRGHMDELKVRIEVTGDIFKGELKDLVELRERIASELENVLGLRLIVELAEPGSLPRAEGKAVRILDRRPAD; translated from the coding sequence ATGGGGCTGACAAAGGGCGAATTGATAAAGAACGCCTTCTGGGAGCCAGAGGCCGAGAGGCTGAGTCCAAAGCAAATAGAGGAGGTTCAGAACGAAAGGCTGAGGGGGCTCATAAAGAGGGTATATGAGGGGAGCCCCTTTTATAGGAGGCTGTTGCGGGATAGGGGAATAGGGCCCGATTCCATAAGATCCATAGACGATTTGGGAAAGCTCCCATTTACCACGAAGGAGGACCTAAGGGACAATTACCCCTTCGGCCTCTTGGCGGTCCCATTCTCGAAGGTCGTGAGGATCCACACGTCTTCCGGGACGACCGGGAACCCGACCGTGGTGGCCTATACCAAGAGGGATTTGGAAATATGGGCCAATTGCATCGCGAGATGCCTCACCATGACCGGCGTGACCTCGGAGGACGTATTCCAAGTAATATTGGGATATGGCCTATTCACGGGGGGCCTCGGGTTCCATTATGGGGCCGAGCTGATAGGCGCAAAAGTGGTGCCCTCCTCAACGGGCGGAACGAAGAGGCAGATCAAGCTGATGAAGGACTTCGGGGTCACTGCCTTCACGAGCATACCCTCCTATGCGCTCTATTTGGGGGAGACGGCCATCGAAATGGGCATCGACCCCAGCAGGGACCTAAGGGTCAAGACGATAAGCTGCGGTGCCGAATCTTGGTCCGAGGGCACTAGGGAGAAGCTCGAGGAGCTATTCGGTTGTATGGTCTTCAACTCCTATGGGCTATCGGAGGTCGGGGGCCCTGGGGTAGCGTTCGAGTGCATCGCTCAGGATGGGCTCCACGTTTGGTCGGATCATTTCATCGTGGAGGTAATCGATCCGAAGACGGGCGAGAGCCTCCCCCCTAGCGAGGAGGGGGAGCTGGTCATAACGACCCTCTCAAGGGAGGCCATGCCGTTGATCAGGTACAGGACCAGGGATATAGCGATGATCCTAGATGACGATGTATGCGAATGCGGCAGGGCTCATAGGAGGATATCGTGGATAAAGGGGCGGACCGATGATATGATAAAGATAAGGGGGGTCAATGTCTTCCCGAGCCAAATAGAGCACGTCCTCATGAGGATGCCGGGGGTCGGGAACAATTACCAGATAGTGGTTGAAAAGAGGGGCCACATGGACGAATTGAAGGTAAGGATCGAGGTCACGGGGGACATATTCAAAGGGGAGTTAAAGGACCTAGTGGAGCTGAGGGAGAGGATAGCCTCCGAGCTCGAGAACGTCCTAGGGCTCCGCTTGATCGTGGAGCTCGCGGAGCCGGGCTCCTTGCCTAGGGCTGAGGGGAAGGCCGTCAGGATCTTGGACCGGAGGCCAGCGGATTGA
- the uppS gene encoding polyprenyl diphosphate synthase — protein sequence MAGISLRRILELTGVYKLYEKKLLSEIKGKGMPEHIAVILDGNRRWASERMLPTTEGHNHGAKTLEEFLRWCLELGIKIVTVYILSTENLGRSKEEIENIFRVMEEKLRAIISNPEIHRNGVRVKVLGRLSLLPENLRALLSELEDATKGYSNCYFNLAVAYGGRMEILDAARKIAEMVKEGKIEPSEIDEDLFMRNLYTAHLPKPEPDLIIRTSGEERLSGFLIWQSAYSELCFLDIYWPDFRKIDLLRAIRIYQRRSRRFGR from the coding sequence TTGGCTGGGATATCGTTAAGGAGGATATTGGAGCTCACGGGCGTCTATAAACTCTACGAGAAGAAGCTACTGAGCGAGATCAAGGGGAAGGGGATGCCAGAGCATATAGCGGTCATATTGGATGGGAACAGGAGGTGGGCCTCGGAGCGGATGTTGCCAACGACCGAGGGCCATAACCACGGCGCCAAAACACTCGAGGAGTTCCTGCGGTGGTGCTTGGAGCTCGGGATAAAGATAGTAACCGTATACATACTCTCTACGGAGAATCTGGGGAGGAGCAAGGAGGAGATCGAGAACATATTCCGGGTGATGGAGGAGAAGCTGAGGGCGATTATCTCCAATCCAGAGATCCATAGGAACGGAGTTAGGGTGAAGGTGCTCGGGAGGCTCTCCCTATTGCCCGAAAACCTGAGGGCTTTGTTGAGCGAGTTGGAGGATGCCACGAAGGGCTATAGCAATTGCTACTTCAACCTAGCCGTGGCTTACGGGGGGAGAATGGAGATATTGGATGCGGCGAGGAAGATCGCGGAGATGGTCAAGGAGGGGAAGATAGAACCGAGCGAGATAGATGAGGATCTCTTCATGAGGAACCTCTACACCGCTCACCTGCCGAAGCCCGAACCGGACCTCATCATAAGGACCTCCGGGGAGGAGCGCTTGAGCGGGTTCCTGATATGGCAATCGGCGTATAGCGAGCTTTGCTTCTTGGATATATATTGGCCCGATTTCAGGAAGATCGACTTGCTGAGGGCCATAAGGATCTATCAAAGGAGATCTAGGAGGTTCGGGAGGTGA
- a CDS encoding ATP/GTP-binding protein gives MYAVFLIGMAGSGKSALTSELLNWARLKDQDVISLNLDPGVRSLPYNPDVDIRSYVSVEGLMEEYGLGPNGALLMAADLMGDYLEELRDEVESTGADLVLVDTPGQIELFAFRESGKFIAAEFTDDPKAVVYLFDGPFSKNPLNYISNMYMSMAVYERLMLPQIYVLSKADLLSEEELGTVMGWSEDIENLEDALRGASEGTAYLISKDLARAISGIGIDFHPLPVSSKKAIGLTELYAEITRALRGGEELDP, from the coding sequence TTGTACGCCGTATTCCTCATCGGCATGGCCGGCTCCGGCAAATCGGCCTTGACGTCCGAGCTCCTGAACTGGGCTAGGTTGAAGGATCAGGACGTGATCTCGCTCAACTTGGATCCCGGGGTTAGATCCCTCCCCTACAATCCGGATGTGGACATAAGGTCCTACGTGAGCGTCGAGGGCCTCATGGAGGAGTACGGCTTGGGCCCGAACGGGGCCCTCCTCATGGCGGCGGATCTTATGGGGGATTACCTAGAGGAGTTGAGGGATGAGGTCGAATCCACCGGCGCGGATTTGGTCTTGGTGGATACCCCGGGGCAGATAGAGCTCTTCGCCTTCCGGGAGAGCGGGAAGTTCATAGCCGCCGAGTTCACCGATGATCCGAAGGCCGTGGTCTACCTCTTCGATGGGCCGTTCTCCAAGAACCCGCTGAACTACATCTCGAATATGTATATGTCGATGGCCGTTTATGAGAGGCTGATGCTCCCGCAGATCTACGTCCTCAGCAAGGCCGACCTCCTATCGGAGGAGGAGCTCGGGACGGTTATGGGATGGTCGGAGGATATCGAGAACTTGGAGGATGCCCTCAGGGGGGCCTCCGAGGGGACCGCCTACCTAATATCCAAGGATCTAGCTAGGGCGATCAGCGGGATAGGGATAGATTTCCATCCCCTGCCCGTATCCTCGAAGAAGGCCATTGGGCTCACGGAGCTTTACGCCGAGATCACGAGGGCCCTCAGGGGGGGCGAGGAGCTGGATCCCTGA
- a CDS encoding acetate--CoA ligase family protein: MGARAERIIKKALSEGRKNLTGLEAKEICKDYKIPVPNYRLARSEREAVEFAKRMGFPVVLEVVSADILHKTDVGGICLNLKGPSEVRAHYRMILKNVKRKRPDAKIDGVMVRKMAPSGIEVIVGGIKDPQFGQTIMFGLGGIFVEVFKDVTFRVAPVSQGEAEEMLREIRGYEILKGYRGMPKADERALVDIIQKTSGLLMDFPEISQMDLNPIMAYERGAMVVDAKIVL, translated from the coding sequence ATGGGCGCGAGGGCCGAGAGGATAATCAAGAAAGCGCTCTCCGAGGGCAGGAAGAACCTGACGGGCCTTGAGGCCAAGGAGATATGCAAGGATTACAAAATACCGGTGCCCAACTATCGCTTGGCGAGGAGCGAAAGGGAGGCCGTGGAGTTCGCCAAGAGGATGGGGTTTCCCGTGGTCCTCGAGGTGGTTTCCGCGGACATCCTCCACAAGACCGACGTTGGGGGGATCTGCTTGAACCTAAAGGGCCCATCGGAGGTGAGGGCCCATTATCGAATGATCCTGAAGAACGTCAAGAGGAAGAGGCCCGATGCGAAGATCGATGGGGTCATGGTGAGGAAGATGGCGCCGAGCGGCATAGAGGTCATAGTCGGCGGGATCAAGGATCCCCAATTCGGGCAAACCATAATGTTCGGCTTAGGGGGGATATTCGTGGAGGTCTTCAAGGACGTTACCTTCAGAGTGGCTCCGGTGTCGCAAGGGGAGGCCGAGGAGATGCTGAGGGAGATAAGGGGATATGAAATCCTCAAGGGCTATAGGGGGATGCCGAAGGCCGATGAGCGCGCCTTGGTCGATATAATCCAGAAGACATCGGGATTGCTGATGGACTTCCCGGAGATATCCCAGATGGATCTTAACCCGATAATGGCCTATGAGAGGGGCGCGATGGTAGTGGACGCCAAGATAGTGCTTTAA
- the smc gene encoding chromosome segregation protein SMC codes for MVHIKRITIKGFKTFGKKTTISLEKGLTIITGPNGSGKSNIMDSIKFALGELSPRELRGATISDVIHKSQRASAGSAYVSLQFENLDRRIPVDSDIVTISREYSGGGEGVYRLNGRKISRKYLMDLLSSANIMATGHNMIPQHSVTRIAELSPEERMKIIADIVGIGVYDEKKKEAEVHLQKAEINIRIASAKVAEVRQRVESLERERNDYIRHSFIKGEVSRLKAMLASSEINGIESEIRPLELELAELNRKLSELRARRAELASRKSGIEAKRRALDELSVNGNENLFRLEREISDLGNSISALSAEIGVNASRIRGMEEEIKSLEAKRASLLGSIQGLAGRYRDLLAKRRKLGSKIEGLLSELLALNEEAKAMEEGMGRDEGLLKELGERRRSLEVKLANLDSKIEGAMRELDSIGRRLSSLDDRKRALESMKASLLASRERASGLAEALELEMGGIREGLMRMKREIERIEAEVGRAEEVLDEAKVALAELSAKFQRKLGSSAIRGIEELARLGLLDGFLGKLSDLIEYGDEYGKAIEAASDGWLDAIVVSDLGAAVACIEKSRRYGIGGMKLIPLRNLATRGNSLPRLPGFIQPLSELIKCDEALRPAVEFVFGDTVLINSKAAAAYCYSKGIRAVTKNGSLYEPGGGLSSGLDGGTRPGSSTEALRMERELRHRLEGLERAIGMSRRRRDALAKAMEEILERKSMIEASLKSSQRELEGINAGIGRIELALRAIEKEMGDLRIAKANLEARLGELSRERETALEELERVRGEMARIDDPIRRRTMLELRARIEGISRELELAKGECAKVEREMMDLEYSIKGSAKEMAEASRRMGSLRAEILGIGSEIERIKERKGALQGELDALRAKRIELIKSMESIASERRALEIELGDLEGEISNISESMEKIEGSIRELDRSIQERRNRIELLRIRLRDLGYDSPLAIEGSDVQALQMEMEALEAELERIGLVNQLAIIHYEEQKNNYKQLSTKIAELEMEKASILRFMAELEEKKLATFLSAFEKISQNFQEIFRRMTGGEGRLILENPENPFEGGVDISAKFPGKAELSIGSASGGEKSVATVCFILALQAFRPVPFYAFDEIDAHLDPLNSQKLAEILKERSKDSQFIVITLRDSMISAGDKVYGVYLKDGVSNVVCLPKIDGGG; via the coding sequence ATGGTCCATATAAAAAGGATCACGATCAAGGGCTTCAAGACGTTCGGCAAGAAGACCACGATATCGCTGGAGAAGGGGCTCACGATAATCACGGGGCCGAACGGCTCCGGGAAGAGCAACATAATGGATTCGATAAAGTTCGCCTTGGGGGAGTTGAGCCCAAGGGAGCTGAGGGGCGCCACTATATCCGATGTTATACATAAGAGCCAGAGGGCCTCCGCCGGATCCGCTTACGTCTCATTACAATTCGAAAACCTCGATAGGAGAATACCAGTTGATTCCGATATAGTAACGATCTCTAGGGAGTACAGCGGAGGAGGGGAAGGGGTCTATAGGCTGAACGGAAGGAAGATCTCGAGGAAGTACCTAATGGATCTGCTATCATCCGCGAATATAATGGCGACCGGTCATAACATGATCCCCCAACATAGCGTCACGAGGATAGCCGAGTTATCCCCTGAGGAACGTATGAAGATCATAGCGGATATCGTCGGCATAGGAGTTTACGATGAGAAGAAGAAGGAGGCGGAGGTCCACCTGCAGAAGGCGGAGATAAACATAAGGATCGCGTCCGCCAAGGTGGCGGAGGTCAGGCAGAGGGTAGAATCCCTGGAGAGGGAGAGGAACGATTACATTAGGCATTCCTTCATAAAGGGCGAGGTTTCAAGGCTCAAGGCCATGCTAGCCTCCTCCGAGATTAACGGGATCGAGAGCGAGATCCGGCCATTGGAGCTTGAATTGGCCGAGCTCAATAGGAAGCTGAGCGAGCTGAGGGCGAGGAGAGCCGAATTGGCCTCTAGGAAATCCGGGATCGAGGCGAAGAGGAGGGCCTTGGATGAGCTCTCGGTGAATGGTAACGAAAACCTCTTCCGGCTGGAGAGGGAGATCTCGGACCTCGGCAACTCCATATCCGCTCTCTCCGCGGAGATCGGCGTAAATGCTTCGAGGATCCGGGGGATGGAGGAGGAGATAAAATCATTGGAGGCCAAGCGGGCATCCCTCCTAGGTTCGATCCAAGGGCTCGCTGGGCGATATCGGGACCTCCTCGCCAAGAGGAGGAAATTGGGATCCAAGATCGAGGGCCTCCTGTCGGAGTTGCTGGCCTTGAATGAGGAGGCGAAGGCCATGGAGGAAGGCATGGGCAGGGATGAGGGCCTCCTTAAGGAACTCGGGGAGAGGAGGAGGTCCTTGGAAGTGAAGCTGGCCAACTTGGACTCCAAGATCGAGGGCGCCATGAGAGAGCTCGACTCCATTGGGAGGAGGCTCTCCTCGCTAGATGATAGGAAAAGGGCCCTCGAATCCATGAAGGCCTCCCTATTGGCCAGCCGCGAAAGGGCATCGGGATTGGCCGAGGCGTTAGAACTTGAGATGGGGGGGATCCGAGAGGGGCTCATGAGGATGAAGAGGGAGATTGAGAGGATCGAGGCGGAGGTGGGCAGGGCCGAGGAGGTCCTAGACGAGGCTAAGGTGGCGCTGGCGGAGTTAAGCGCTAAATTCCAACGCAAGCTCGGCTCATCGGCCATCCGGGGTATCGAGGAATTGGCCCGCTTGGGCCTGCTGGATGGCTTCTTGGGGAAGCTGTCGGATCTCATCGAATATGGCGATGAATACGGGAAGGCCATTGAGGCCGCCTCCGATGGTTGGTTGGATGCCATAGTGGTTAGTGATTTGGGGGCCGCCGTGGCATGCATCGAGAAATCGCGGCGCTATGGGATCGGCGGGATGAAGCTGATACCTCTGCGGAACTTGGCCACGAGAGGAAATTCTCTCCCAAGGCTCCCGGGGTTCATCCAACCTTTATCGGAGCTGATAAAATGCGATGAGGCCCTAAGGCCGGCCGTCGAGTTCGTCTTCGGGGATACAGTGCTGATAAATTCCAAGGCCGCGGCCGCCTATTGCTATTCGAAGGGGATAAGGGCCGTTACGAAGAATGGGAGCCTCTACGAGCCCGGCGGCGGCCTCTCGAGCGGATTGGATGGGGGTACGAGGCCCGGATCCTCGACCGAGGCCTTGAGGATGGAGAGGGAGCTGAGGCATCGCCTCGAGGGGCTTGAGAGGGCCATCGGGATGAGTAGGAGGAGAAGAGACGCGTTGGCCAAGGCGATGGAGGAGATATTGGAGCGAAAATCCATGATTGAAGCCTCCTTGAAGTCCTCCCAGAGGGAATTGGAGGGGATCAATGCCGGTATCGGCCGCATAGAATTGGCTTTGAGGGCGATCGAGAAGGAGATGGGGGACTTGAGGATCGCAAAGGCGAACCTCGAGGCTAGGCTTGGGGAACTATCGAGGGAGAGGGAAACAGCATTGGAGGAGCTCGAAAGGGTGAGGGGGGAGATGGCTAGGATCGACGATCCAATCCGCCGCCGGACCATGCTCGAATTGAGGGCGAGGATTGAGGGGATCTCAAGGGAACTGGAGCTTGCAAAGGGGGAATGCGCAAAGGTGGAGAGGGAGATGATGGACTTGGAGTACTCCATCAAGGGTAGCGCTAAGGAGATGGCGGAGGCCTCGAGGAGGATGGGCTCATTAAGAGCGGAGATATTGGGCATCGGATCCGAAATCGAAAGGATCAAGGAAAGGAAGGGGGCTCTCCAAGGGGAGCTCGATGCCCTTAGGGCCAAGAGGATCGAATTGATAAAATCCATGGAATCGATCGCCTCCGAAAGGCGGGCTTTGGAGATCGAGCTCGGCGATCTGGAAGGGGAGATATCGAATATCTCCGAATCGATGGAGAAGATCGAAGGATCCATCAGGGAGCTGGATAGGAGCATTCAGGAGAGGAGGAATAGGATCGAGTTGCTCCGGATTCGATTGAGGGACCTCGGATACGATTCACCCTTGGCCATCGAGGGGTCGGATGTGCAAGCCCTCCAAATGGAGATGGAGGCACTTGAAGCGGAGCTTGAGCGGATCGGGTTGGTGAACCAGTTGGCCATAATCCATTATGAGGAACAGAAGAACAATTACAAGCAACTCTCCACCAAGATAGCGGAGCTGGAGATGGAGAAAGCCTCCATATTGAGATTCATGGCGGAGCTTGAGGAGAAGAAGCTCGCCACATTCCTCTCGGCCTTCGAGAAGATATCGCAAAACTTCCAAGAGATATTCCGGAGGATGACAGGCGGGGAGGGGAGGCTAATCTTGGAGAACCCGGAGAACCCCTTTGAGGGCGGGGTGGATATATCGGCCAAGTTCCCGGGCAAGGCCGAGCTCTCGATAGGGAGCGCCAGCGGCGGGGAGAAATCCGTCGCCACGGTTTGCTTCATCCTAGCGTTGCAGGCCTTCCGCCCGGTGCCCTTTTACGCCTTCGATGAAATAGATGCGCATCTGGACCCATTAAATTCGCAAAAACTTGCCGAAATATTGAAGGAGCGCTCCAAGGATTCTCAATTCATAGTTATAACCCTCAGGGACTCAATGATATCCGCCGGGGATAAGGTCTATGGGGTATATCTGAAGGATGGCGTATCGAATGTGGTTTGCTTGCCCAAGATCGATGGCGGCGGCTAG